From Anopheles arabiensis isolate DONGOLA chromosome 3, AaraD3, whole genome shotgun sequence, a single genomic window includes:
- the LOC120899769 gene encoding nucleoprotein TPR-like, whose product MASKLAKLEQDTITNSLEIVHHKVRLLMEVWKMFFDEICYLDYLTSLPSSIEQFLGEIYCLTMNFCVRKTQRIRELQTKMFELRRVLSVGSDDPDDDWERGHMSLDRKLTQLQQRINTLTQQLNERKLLMEEYTREEIQLLSDLGEAAPPHEPLCANPDTGVLPDAQKMAQFADYLSRLRAEKVKRIVTRDKLQSEIRKKAQLLDWVPRKDRHRQLINEQTLIPSLSNLNELQHLDFVLSGLLERKQQQEQQQQHQQTQQNAKPLPAKKGKKQQQHQQQEGQKIEQNKEENPLPADGKELDQAQQKQQPPLPSATATNHATASNSGTPSPPPPPPSPASEVDLSAAGTSTTTPGGTTASSTASAPAATGLFEQTIETYMRVEAVLGRPADRDKIIEEIFSRFRASINVWWERCLILPNERQQCKVLYTDQLDEDAFVAHIEQQKLLQSYYHENEAIFRLIYQWADQWNRAVQLQREQTAAEELAVVNERLAAIRKQLESKCREFEQRCQVKFTMYGMPVMQVLQRCQAKGEKLKLPDSCKVKQAPAPPRTATTKAAASAARQQLSPETAVELSTMLKDLLSEQQQQHLLGGPIGSDESNHGTDEWQQQQQQADGDDAVVDEDEDDDEDEDDDDDEEEEEEEDDDDEEEEEDDDDDEEDDDADGSSSSSDDGGEVNQKRDDELLEEAFASATAAVTTKTRMHSVNGHPAAS is encoded by the exons ATGGCGAGTAAACTAGCAAAGCTGGA GCAAGACACGATAACAAACTCCCTGGAGATCGTGCACCACAAGGTCCGGCTGCTGATGGAGGTGTGGAAGATGTTCTTCGACGAGATCTGCTACCTGGACTATCTGACCTCGCTCCCGTCCAGCATCGAACAGTTTCTGGGCGAGATCTACTGCCTCACGATGAACTTTTGCGTCCGCAAGACGCAGCGCATCCGGGAGCTGCAGACGAAAATGTTCGAGCTGCGGCGGGTGCTGAGCGTGGGCAGCGACGATCCGGACGATGACTGGGAGCGGGGCCACATGTCGCTCGATCGGAAGCTgacgcagctgcagcagcgcatCAACACGCTCACCCAGCAGCTGAACGAGCGCAAGCTGCTGATGGAGGAGTACACGCGCGAGGAAATCCAGCTGCTGAGCG ATCTTGGCGAGGCCGCACCGCCCCACGAACCGCTGTGCGCCAATCCGGACACGGGCGTATTGCCGGACGCGCAAAAGATGGCCCAGTTTGCGGACTACCTGAGCCGGTTGCGCGCCGAGAAGGTGAAGCGCATCGTGACGCGTGACAAGCTGCAGTCGGAGATCCGCAAGAAAGCCCAGCTGCTCGACTGGGTGCCGCGCAAGGACCGCCACCGGCAACTGATCAACGAGCAGACGCTGATCCCGTCGCTTAGCAACCTGAACGAGCTGCAGCATCTTGACTTTGTGTTGTCGGGGCTGCTGGagcgcaagcagcagcaggaacagcagcagcaacatcagcaaacGCAACAGAACGCAAAGCCGCTGCCAGCAAAGAAAGGcaaaaagcagcaacagcaccagcagcaagaaGGTCAGAAAATCGAACAGAACAAAGAGGAAAACCCACTGCCAGCTGATGGGAAGGAGCTGGACCAAGCACAACAGAAACAACAGCCACCGTTACCTTCCGCAACAGCGACGAATCATGCTACTGCATCGAACAGCGGTACaccgtcaccaccaccgccaccaccatcacccgcGTCGGAAGTTGACCTATCGGCAGCCGGCACCAGCACGACCACACCCGGCGGTACCACGGCCTCGAGCACGGCCAGCGCCCCTGCCGCCACCGGGCTGTTCGAGCAAACGATCGAAACGTACATGCGCGTCGAGGCGGTGTTGGGCCGACCGGCCGACCGGGACAAAATCATCGAAGAAATATTCAGCCGCTTCCGGGCGAGCATCAACGTGTGGTGGGAGCGGTGCCTGATCCTGCCGAATGAGCGGCAACAGTGCAAGGTGCTGTACACGGACCAGCTCGACGAGGACGCGTTCGTGGCGCACATCGAGCAGCAGAAGCTGCTCCAGAGCTACTACCACGAGAACGAGGCCATCTTTCGGCTGATCTACCAGTGGGCGGACCAGTGGAACCGGGCGGTGCAGCTGCAGCGCGAGCAAACGGCGGCCGAGGAGCTAGCGGTGGTGAACGAACGGCTGGCGGCGATCCGGAAGCAGCTGGAGAGCAAGTGCCGGGAGTTTGAGCAGCGGTGTCAGGTAAAGTTCACCATGTACGGGATGCCGGTCATGCAGGTGCTGCAGCGGTGCCAGGCGAAGGGCGAGAAGCTGAAGCTCCCGGACAGCTGCAAGGTGAAGCAGGCGCCAGCACCGCCACGCACCGCCACGACGAAAGCTGCCGCCAGTGCCGCCCGCCAGCAGCTATCGCCCGAGACGGCGGTGGAGCTTAGCACGATGCTGAAGGATTTGCTgtcggagcagcagcagcagcatctgctGGGAGGGCCGATCGGGTCGGACGAATCCAACCACGGTACGGAtgagtggcagcagcagcagcagcaggcggatGGCGATGACGCTGTAGTCGACGAAGATGAAGACgacgatgaggatgaggatgatgacgacgatgaggaggaggaggaggaggaggacgatgatgacgaggaggaagaggaggatgatgatgatgatgaagaggATGACGATGCCgatggtagcagcagcagcagtgacgATGGTGGCGAGGTGAACCAGAAGCGAGATGACGAGCTGCTGGAGGAAGCGTTCGCCTCGGCAACAGCGGCAGTCACGACC
- the LOC120903648 gene encoding protein regulator of cytokinesis 1-like codes for MESSSTAMDDDPFLTIHRQMQTICTAGFNRMRDLWDEMFDTNLCLAYAERLPDHMTAFFEEVYQESNQRRERFVEEIAELRQEALNLQRLLGEQQQGLPAGIESRPLFDQRAALDASLEQMRQKLSQRHEIIDEYLLEMETLCEELSEEPQTLSKDPLPTERELVEFRSYLDHLIAEKMQRQEDIGNLRRETKKLMSCLEMIPITEEQERLLNARKFPPTRENMHGLRMLHEEIAAQYESLKQHIDDTRRKLERLWQCLETDPAIVKKFEKLTSYTQTTFDKLFAEHDRCETLRRENMKSFVERTRLEIVEWWDRCMKSEDERARFTTFHWQDYNEDMLKLHELELDSLKQFYGENEQIFQMVLQRQEMWDRMQALENKSNDPTRYNNRGGKLLEEEKERRRISSQLPKIEAKLLEVCRQYEEEHGRKFTVYGTPVQELIEQQWKQREESKHQISSARKKANGVLGVSTVGRTPNRVGDSMVKCSSIMSSNRSRLVTGGGSAIKASLTPLVTASATKSGPWLKRKLATPTNSKVHAKRSLLRELNSPAAGVNRTEAAKLSLAKVAPGKVPVIKVYDSKAGGSVAQKRRSRRKSQGKRRSASVAKIPSVIISSAEGTILQESVCYEKIENFFDNNVPNRSSVVPERQRTRRITRLHQQRMVEPIKPLPSDTSLMEGEENVEPMPQLAPMLPPKPMSFLHSPAAAAAAGSSSMLARSPGVANSTSIGNTTRGGSRRLKPAAKNCPIIF; via the exons ATGGAGTCATCCTCAACCGCCATGGATGACGATCCATT ccTAACGATACACCGCCAGATGCAGACCATCTGTACAGCTGGGTTCAATCGTATGCGCGATCTGTGGGACGAAATGTTTGATACGAACTTGTGTTTGGCCTATGCCGAGCGGCTGCCGGACCACATGACGGCGTTCTTCGAGGAGGTGTATCAAGAGAGCAACCAGCGCCGGGAGCGCTTCGTGGAAGAAATAGCCGAGCTGAGGCAGGAGGCGCTGAATTTGCAGCGCTTGTTGggcgaacagcagcagggTTTGCCGGCGGGGATCGAATCCCGCCCGCTGTTCGACCAGCGTGCCGCACTGGACGCGAGCCTCGAACAGATGCGGCAAAAGCTCAGCCAGCGGCATGAAATAATTGATGAGTATTTGCTCGAGATGGAAACACTGTGTGAAG AGCTCAGCGAAGAACCGCAGACACTGTCGAAGGACCCACTGCCAACGGAGCGCGAACTGGTCGAGTTCCGCTCCTACCTGGACCATCTGATAGCGGAAAAGATGCAGCGCCAGGAGGACATTGGTAATCTGCGGCGAGAAACAAAGAAGTTGATGAGCTGCCTGGAAATGATCCCCATCACGGAGGAGCAAGAGCGGCTGCTGAACGCGCGCAAGTTTCCACCGACGCGCGAAAACATGCACGGGCTGCGCATGCTGCACGAGGAGATTGCAGCGCAGTACGAAAGCTTGAAGCAGCACATCGACGATACGCGCCGAAAGCTGGAGCGGCTGTGGCAGTGTCTGGAAACCGATCCGGCCATCGTGAAGAAGTTCGAAAAGCTAACCTCCTACACGCAGACCACCTTCGACAAGCTGTTCGCCGAGCACGACCGGTGCGAAACGTTGCGGCGGGAAAACATGAAATCGTTCGTGGAGCGCACCCGGCTCGAAATCGTCGAATGGTGGGACCGGTGCATGAAGTCGGAGGACGAGCGTGCCCGGTTCACCACGTTCCACTGGCAGGACTACAACGAGGACATGCTGAAGCTGCACGAGCTCGAGCTGGACAGTTTGAAGCAGTTTTACGGCGAGAATGAGCAGATCTTCCAGATGGTGCTACAGCGGCAGGAGATGTGGGACCGGATGCAGGCGCTCGAGAACAAATCGAACGACCCGACGCGCTACAACAACCGGGGCGGCAAGCTGctggaggaggaaaaggagcgGCGACGCATCAGCAGCCAGCTGCCGAAAATTGAGGCCAAGCTGCTGGAGGTGTGCAGGCAGTACGAGGAGGAGCATGGGCGTAAGTTCACCGTGTACGGTACGCCGgtgcaggagctgatcgagcaGCAGTGGAAGCAGCGGGAGGAGAGCAAACATCAAATATCGAGCGCACGGAAGAAGGCGAACGGCGTGCTGGGTGTGTCGACGGTCGGGCGCACCCCGAACCGGGTCGGCGATTCGATGGTTAAATGCTCCTCCATCATGAGCAGCAATCGGTCGCGGCTAGTGACCGGCGGTGGTTCGGCGATAAAAGCATCGCTGACACCGTTGGTGACGGCCTCGGCCACAAAATCAGGGCCCTGGCTGAAGCGCAAGCTGGCCACACCGACCAACAGCAAGGTGCACGCGAAACGCTCGCTGCTGCGGGAGCTAAACAGTCCGGCTGCGGGCGTGAATCGAACCGAGGCGGCGAAGCTTAGCCTCGCGAAGGTTGCTCCCGGGAAGGTGCCGGTCATCAAGGTGTACGATAGCAAGGCGGGCGGTTCGGTTGCACAGAAGCGG CGATCACGTCGGAAGTCACAGGGCAAACGGCGTAGCGCTTCGGTCGCGAAGATCCCGTCCGTGATCATCAGCTCGGCGGAGGGCACAATCCTGCAGGAGTCGGTTTGTTACGAGAAGATTGAG AACTTCTTCGATAATAATGTCCCCAACCGGTCATCGGTGGTGCCGGAAAGGCAAAGAACGCGTCGCATCACACGTCTGCACCAGCAACGGATGGTGGAACCTATCAAACCGCTGCCGTCCGATACCAGCTTGATGGAGGGGGAGGAAAACGTTGAGCCAATGCCACAGCTGGCCCCCATGCTGCCACCGAAACCGATGAGCTTCTTGCACTcgcctgccgctgctgctgctgctgggtcaTCGAGCATGCTGGCACGATCGCCCGGCGTGGCCAATTCAACCTCGATCGGCAATACTACGCGGGGTGGCTCCAGGCGACTGAAGCCGGCCGCTAAAAACTGTCCCATTATCTTCTAA